A DNA window from Seriola aureovittata isolate HTS-2021-v1 ecotype China chromosome 8, ASM2101889v1, whole genome shotgun sequence contains the following coding sequences:
- the LOC130173099 gene encoding cohesin subunit SA-2 translates to MAAGDYVLDSLEELDDFSDSGSDYEATIKPTKRRKPVAPGPQPPKRPRRKAALRATSSPSSSPIPTPLNPSLQQQHSRGTSRQVSHRPVSRVNEGNQGISAEDIYDAVRSGKSAMVAVVDEWLDSYKQNREVGLLVLINFIVRACGCKGVVSREMFDSMQNAEIISTLTKEFSEDSVNYPLSTSGPQQKRFKAGLCEFAQVLVRSSQNSLIYDEYLFPSLLALLTGLSDSQVRAFRHTSTLFAMKLMTGVVEVAVLVSVQLQTTQRQYNTESSKRAHDRASDRLEELQATISELWEKREELSSMMNSSFRGVFVHRYRDRLPEIRVACIEELGMWLKTDPEDFLNDGCLKYLGWTLHDKQSPVRMQCVRALQGLYQEKEFIGRLELFTSRFKERMLSMVLDKEADVAVEVVNLLLLIQQKTEEGLGEDECSHIYPLVYAAHRGLASAAGVFFYNKLKSMIASDSQENEISGNAAFFQILISFYIQSEFHEHGAYLVDSLWDVAGSELRDWETMTALLLQEAGLVYEEEGVLIDLMMCAIRQAAQATPPVGRTQGKKILSMKDKKMQEQDKRRITTHFIPLLPQLLTKYSADAGKVSLLLKAPLYFDLEMYSSAQWLEKHLDLLLSRVCGIVEKHTEVTVLEACSHLACTLCSDSYTFSSRAHLVFSQLLDSLTECFSTYLSDVLQGIADENDTYCAATALKRIAALSSAKDLTGWKLFDSCLELLKSRMESRELDKELMVSALKCAALHLMWAKVNAVNSKPNEAELKRLKKEVRSFCRVCQTCLSLNQTEIRDQAFELLCDLLLLYSLSSVRSYPTLQALVHLPSDSLRSELAAFLLDYIFTESEDAELDAEGEEETKITVLQRKRNQLAGYCKLVIYGVLDLAAATDVFKHYSKYFKDFGDIIKETVNKSKLISPVQSAKTLCLSLQQLFSEMLTEDHSRQDLNEIRDLAKRLAMSFGVDLHRVRKPLVALHTDGMRFAFRDPQEGEEQFPNVAFLEILSEFSFKLLLQDSAQLAALLKSECPSAALSRPSVRLYQRSLEARSSSRPREREQGSDTPVAKRKKTTALVSSTARGSWLDSSSIHSSLHTPAYTSTVQRQPAKQMASRKPTATGSDIGSGLTELESEEEFSSGPQLRKVKPIKRRQLPPSQSGRSVDQQDLNSHLTLLSLIEDDDAEREEAEIEDYESDSDNESPYTLPSTRHTSASVLDELFD, encoded by the exons ATGGCCGCTGGAGACTATGTTTTGGACAG TCTTGAGGAGTTGGATGATTTCTCAGACTCTGGCAGTGATTATGAGGCCACAATAAAACCCACTAAGCGAAGGAAACCGGTAGCTCCTGGACCTCAG CCACCCAAGAGACCCAGGCGTAAAGCTGCATTGAGGGCGACATCCAGCCCCAGCAGTAGCCCCATCCCCACTCCTCTAAACccctccctgcagcagcagcactcccGGGGGACATCCAGGCAGGTCTCTCACAGACCTGTGAGTAGAGTGAATGAGGGGAACCAGGGTATCAGTGCAGAGGATATCTATGATGCAGTTCGCTCTGGAAAGAGTGCTATGGTG GCAGTGGTGGACGAATGGCTGGACAGCTACAAGCAAAACCGAGAGGTGGGGCTGCTGGTGCTCATCAACTTCATTGTCCGGGCCTGCGGAtgcaaag GTGTGGTTAGTAGAGAGATGTTTGACAGCATGCAGAATGCTGAGATCATCAGCACACTAACTAAGGAGTTCAGTGAG GATTCAGTGAACTACCCTCTGTCCACTTCAGGCCCCCAGCAGAAGCGTTTCAAAGCCGGCCTGTGCGAGTTTGCTCAGGTTCTGGTGCGCTCCTCTCAGAATAGCCTCATTTATGATGAATACCTCTTCCCCTCCCTGCTGGCCCTGCTCACTGGCCTGTCTGACTCCCAGGTCCGAGCCTTCAGACACACCAGCACCCTGTTCG ccATGAAGCTGATGACTGGGGTGGTGGAAGTAGCTGTGCTAGTGTCTGTTCAGCTGCAGACCACCCAGCGGCAATACAACACTGAGAGCAGCAAGAGGGCACATGACAGAGCCTCtgacagactggaggagctgcaggccACCATCAGTGAG CtgtgggagaaaagagaggagctTTCCTCCATGATGAACAGTAGCTTCcgtggtgtgtttgtgcaccGTTACCGGGATCGGCTGCCTGAGATCCGGGTGGCATGTATTGAGGAGCTTGGCATGTGGCTGAAAACGGACCCTGAAGACTTCCTGAATGATGGATGTCTCAAATACCTGGGCTGGACCCTGCATGATAAG CAAAGTCCAGTGCGTATGCAGTGTGTGCGTGCCCTGCAGGGTCTGTACCAGGAGAAGGAATTCATTGGCCGCCTGGAGCTTTTCACCAGCAGATTTAAA gagaGGATGCTCAGCATGGTGCTGGACAAGGAGGCAGACGTGGCAGTGGAAGTGGTCAATCTGTTGCTGCTGATCCAACA gaagacagaggaaggCCTGGGTGAAGATGAGTGCAGCCACATCTATCCTCTGGTATACGCGGCACACCGAGGCCTGGCATCTGCAGCCGGCGTCTTCTTCTACAACAA actgaaAAGTATGATTGCCAGTGACAGCCAGGAGAATGAAATAAGTGGCAATGCAGCCTTCTTTCAAATCCTCATCTCCTTCTACATCCAGAGTGAG TTTCATGAGCACGGGGCGTACCTGGTGGACAGTCTGTGGGATGTGGCGGGGTCCGAGCTGAGAGACTGGGAGACTATGACGGCGCTCTTGCTACAGGAGGCTG GTCTGGTGTACGAGGAGGAGGGGGTTCTCATAGACCTGATGATGTGTGCCATCAGACAGGCAGCACAGGCAACCCCACCTGTTGGGAGAACTCAGGGCAAGAAG ATCTTGAGTATGAAGGATAAGAAGATGCAGGAACAAGACAAGAGACGCATCACTACTCACTTCATCCCTTTACTGCCACAGCTACTGACCAAG TACTCAGCAGATGCAGGGAAGGTGAGCCTCCTTCTCAAAGCTCCCCTCTACTTCGACCTGGAGATGTACAGCAGCGCTCAGTGGCTGGAGAAG CATCTGGACCTGCTGCTGTCCCGGGTATGTGGCATTGTGGAGAAGCACACCGAGGTCACTGTGTTGGAGGCTTGCTCCCACCTGGCCTGCACTCTGTGTTCTGACTCTTACACCTTCTCCTCCCGCGCACACCTGGTGTTCAGCCAGCTGTTGGACAGCCTGACCGAGTGCTTCAGCACATACTTAAGTGACGTGCTCCAG GGGATTGCGGATGAGAATGACACATACTGTGCAGCCACTGCCTTGAAAAGGATTGCTGCTTTGAGCAG TGCTAAAGACCTGACAGGCTGGAAGCTGTTCGACTCCTGTCTTGAACTGCTGAAGAGCAGGATGGAGTCCAGAGAGCTCGACAAGGAG cTGATGGTGTCGGCTCTGAAGTGTGCAGCCCTTCACCTGATGTGGGCCAAAGTGAATGCGGTGAACTCCAAACCAAACGAG GCTGAACTGAAGCGTCTGAAGAAGGAGGTGCGTTCGTTCTGCAGAGTCTGTCAgacatgtctgtctctgaaccAGACTGAGATCAGAGATCAG GCATTTGAGCTGCTGTGTGACTTGCTGCTGTTGTACAGTCTTAGTTCAGTCCGCTCTTATCCCACCCTCCAAGCTCTGGTCCACCTTCCATCTGATTCCCTGCGCTCTGAGTTGGCTGCTTTCCTCCTGGACTACATCTTCACTGAGTCTGAAGATGCTGAGCTGGATG CTGAAGGTGAGGAAGAGACGAAGATAACTGTTCTCCAGAGGAAGCGCAACCAGCTGGCTGGCTACTGTAAGCTGGTCATCTACGGGGTGCTGGACCTCGCCGCCGCCACCGATGTGTTCAAGCACTACAGCAAG TACTTTAAAGACTTTGGTGACATCATTAAAGAGACTGTGAACAAGAGCAAGCTCATCAGTCCTGTACAGAGCGCCAAGACGTTGTGCCTGAGCCTCCAGCAG CTGTTCTCGGAGATGCTAACAGAGGACCACAGCAGGCAGGATCTCAATGAGATTAGAGACTTGGCCAAGAGGCTCGCCATGAGCTTTGGCGTCGATCTTCATCGTGTCCGCAAACCACTGGTGGCCCTGCACAC GGACGGTATGCGTTTTGCGTTTCGGGACCcacaggaaggagaggagcaGTTCCCAAATGTGGCCTTCTTGGAGATCCTCAGCGAGTTCAGTTTTAAGCTGCTGCTACAGGACAGTGCCCAGCT GGCTGCACTGCTGAAATCAGAGTGTCCCAGTGCTGCCCTCTCCAGGCCGTCAGTCAGACTGTATCAGCGCTCTCTGGAGGCTCGCTCCTCCTCCAGACCCAGAGAGCGGGAGCAGGGAAGTGATACTCCTGTAGCTAAACGCAAGAAGACCACGGCTCTCG TATCCAGCACTGCCAGAGGATCCTGGTTGGACAGCAGCAGTATCCACAGCAGCCTTCACACCCCGGCCTATACCTCCACTGTCCAGAGACAGCCAGCCAAGCAGATGGCCTCCAGGAAACCCACAGCAACAGGGTCTGACATTGGCAGCGGCTTAACTGAGCTGGAGTCCGAGGAAGAGTTCTCCTCAGG GCCCCAGTTGCGAAAGGTGAAGCCCATCAAACGACGCCAGCTGCCCCCCAGCCAGAGTGGCCGCAGTGTGGATCAGCAAGACCTGAACTCTCACCTCACCTT GTTGTCTCTGATTGAGGATGACGatgcagaaagagaggaagctgAGATTGAGGATTATGAAAGTGACTCTGACAATGAATCTCCATATacattg CCCTCCACACGTCACACCTCAGCCAGCGTCCTTGATGAGCTCTTTGACTGA